In Legionella lytica, one genomic interval encodes:
- the mutY gene encoding A/G-specific adenine glycosylase, producing the protein MNNLPEQFSKPLLEWFAIHGRKNLPWQLPRSPYRVWISEIMLQQTQVQTVIPYFERFMTRFPSIDDLAQAHEDEVLSLWSGLGYYSRARNLHRTAQIIASEYQSIFPNQLELVHALPGIGASTAAAILSQAFNQPTAILDGNVKRVLTRFFAIKGHPEQAAIKKQLWQLADACMPQEQCADYTQAIMDLGATCCTTKNPDCQHCPVQDHCLALKYREQHLYPTKKVKKPVPIQQQQLLVLCNHEDKIYLEKRPPTGLWGGLWCLPSLDEGKCPLDFIQVEYDLNGESPQHLIAFKHRFSHFLLEINALRIKTKALGTKLAEPKGQWFAKEHLNSLGLAKPTSKILALL; encoded by the coding sequence GTGAATAATTTACCCGAACAATTTAGCAAGCCTTTGCTTGAATGGTTTGCCATCCATGGGCGTAAAAATCTGCCCTGGCAATTACCACGCAGCCCTTATCGAGTGTGGATTTCTGAAATTATGCTGCAACAAACGCAGGTACAAACGGTTATCCCCTATTTCGAACGATTTATGACGCGCTTTCCAAGCATTGACGATTTGGCTCAGGCGCATGAAGATGAGGTCCTATCTCTATGGTCCGGATTAGGTTATTACAGTCGAGCACGTAATCTTCATCGCACTGCACAAATTATTGCTTCTGAGTATCAAAGTATTTTTCCTAATCAACTTGAACTGGTTCATGCATTACCAGGAATTGGGGCTTCAACAGCAGCAGCGATTTTATCACAAGCGTTTAATCAGCCTACGGCAATTTTAGATGGGAATGTTAAACGAGTTTTAACACGTTTTTTTGCTATTAAAGGGCATCCTGAACAGGCCGCAATTAAAAAGCAATTATGGCAGCTTGCCGATGCTTGCATGCCTCAAGAACAATGCGCGGATTACACTCAAGCGATTATGGATCTAGGCGCTACCTGTTGCACCACTAAAAATCCTGATTGCCAACATTGCCCGGTACAAGATCATTGCCTCGCACTAAAATATAGAGAGCAACATTTATATCCCACCAAAAAAGTAAAAAAACCAGTACCCATACAGCAACAACAACTGTTGGTTTTATGTAATCATGAAGACAAAATCTATTTAGAAAAGAGACCACCCACTGGGCTATGGGGTGGTTTATGGTGTTTACCTAGTTTAGATGAAGGCAAATGCCCTCTTGATTTTATCCAGGTGGAATATGATTTAAACGGTGAATCACCTCAGCATTTGATTGCATTTAAACATCGTTTTAGTCATTTTCTTTTGGAAATAAATGCGCTGCGGATTAAAACGAAAGCATTAGGAACAAAATTGGCTGAACCCAAAGGTCAGTGGTTTGCAAAAGAGCATTTAAACTCTTTGGGATTGGCTAAACCAACGAGTAAGATTTTGGCTTTATTATAA
- a CDS encoding SEL1-like repeat protein produces MRHALKLLMVVLFIPALAACLTSTTNLREGITNFRVENYRAAFIRLKPEAKKGQRDAQYAVGYMYYYGKGVVEDRKKAWFWISAAANAGQPDAIVAAKILDGNMNTPVVEPKIF; encoded by the coding sequence ATGAGACATGCTTTAAAATTATTAATGGTTGTACTGTTTATTCCAGCATTAGCTGCTTGCCTGACAAGCACCACCAATTTACGCGAGGGTATTACTAATTTTCGTGTTGAGAATTACCGCGCAGCATTTATACGTTTGAAACCAGAAGCTAAAAAAGGCCAGCGTGATGCGCAATATGCAGTTGGTTATATGTATTATTACGGAAAGGGTGTGGTTGAAGATCGTAAAAAAGCATGGTTTTGGATCAGTGCTGCTGCAAATGCAGGCCAGCCTGATGCCATCGTGGCGGCGAAAATACTGGATGGAAATATGAATACTCCGGTAGTTGAGCCGAAGATTTTTTAA
- a CDS encoding type II secretion system protein N: MKVDFHYLWSGKYAQWIAIALISFFSLLIIMEFFSLRFSPIKVQIAPEVGNRALPMAQKDDSFNAIIKASLFGVYVSNDLSDGSVKKSMLNVTLVGILFAGNMDNSQVIIRAANGEEKTYKIGDTIPGDAVIKRITANGVLVERQGALESLSLPKNELTFEPVAKPLKGE, translated from the coding sequence ATGAAGGTTGATTTTCATTATTTATGGTCAGGTAAATATGCACAATGGATTGCCATTGCTTTAATTTCCTTTTTTTCTTTGTTGATTATTATGGAATTTTTTTCGCTAAGGTTTTCGCCGATTAAAGTGCAAATAGCCCCTGAAGTGGGTAATAGGGCGCTCCCAATGGCTCAGAAAGATGATTCTTTTAATGCCATTATTAAGGCATCCCTTTTTGGTGTTTATGTTTCTAATGATTTAAGTGATGGTAGCGTCAAAAAATCCATGTTAAATGTTACTTTGGTAGGAATCCTATTTGCTGGTAATATGGATAACTCACAAGTAATCATTCGTGCTGCAAATGGGGAAGAGAAAACCTATAAAATAGGTGACACCATTCCTGGTGACGCAGTAATCAAACGAATTACGGCCAATGGGGTACTGGTTGAGCGTCAGGGGGCTTTAGAAAGTTTGAGCCTACCCAAAAATGAATTAACCTTTGAGCCGGTAGCTAAGCCTTTAAAAGGGGAATAG